The following are encoded in a window of Urocitellus parryii isolate mUroPar1 chromosome 7, mUroPar1.hap1, whole genome shotgun sequence genomic DNA:
- the Tmem74 gene encoding transmembrane protein 74, with protein sequence MELHYLTKKSSQADLCDAMDHNSGGLPGDPVDVAAIRAALCCQKHCTSTPRLSGMEGSRLSPSPASPSSCLQDSVIQPNFFPPGPLDSGNTQITAERKVCNCCSQELETSFTYVDENVNLEQRNRRSPSAKGSNHPEDLGWGNPSEWSHEAAISLISEDEDDTSSEVTSSGKSIDYGFISAILFLVTGILLVIISYIVPREVTVDPNSVAAREMERLEKESARLGAHLDRCVIAGLCLLTLGGVVLSCLLMMSMWKGELYRRNRFASSKESAKLYGSFNFRMKTSTNENTLELSLVEEDALTVQS encoded by the coding sequence ATGGAGCTCCATTACCTTACTAAGAAGAGCAGCCAGGCAGACCTGTGCGATGCCATGGACCATAATTCAGGAGGGCTTCCTGGTGACCCTGTAGATGTAGCAGCCATCAGGGCTGCTCTTTGCTGTCAAAAACACTGTACATCTACACCAAGATTATCTGGGATGGAAGGGTCTAGACTTAGCCCTTCTCCAGCATCCCCTTCTTCCTGTCTGCAAGACAGTGTTATTCAGCCAAACTTCTTCCCACCAGGACCCCTTGACTCAGGGAACACCCAAATAACAGCAGAACGGAAAGTCTGCAACTGCTGCAGCCAAGAATTAGAAACATCTTTTACTTATGTGGATGAGAATGTCAACTTGGAGCAGCGGAACCGGAGGTCCCCTTCAGCAAAAGGCAGTAATCATCCTGAAGACCTTGGCTGGGGAAATCCAAGTGAATGGTCTCATGAGGCTGCCATATCCTTGATCTCCGAAGATGAAGATGACACCAGTTCAGAAGTCACATCTTCAGGGAAGTCAATTGACTATGGTTTCATCAGCGCCATCTTGTTCTTGGTCACCGGCATTTTGCTGGTGATCATTTCTTACATTGTCCCACGAGAGGTGACAGTGGATCCCAACAGCGTGGCAGCCAGGGAGATGGAACGTCTAGAGAAGGAGAGTGCAAGGCTCGGGGCTCATCTGGACCGCTGTGTGATTGCTGGGCTCTGCCTCCTCACGCTTGGGGGGGTTGTTCTGTCTTGTTTGTTAATGATGTCTATGTGGAAGGGGGAGCTCTATCGTCGAAACAGATTTGCATCTTCCAAAGAATCTGCAAAACTCTATGGTTCTTTCAACTTCAGGATGAAAACCAGCACTAATGAAAACACCCTGGAGCTGTCCTTGGTAGAAGAAGATGCTCTCACTGTGCAGAGTTAA